One window of the Colletotrichum destructivum chromosome 4, complete sequence genome contains the following:
- a CDS encoding Putative fatty acid hydroxylase: protein MARNAFDFEAFLTPSERGIASPQPPSLFLGMDDARASVVVPLLAYWVVSIFYETVHYAGWFAAYRVYPTGEEKRRNLVTRWETLRVVLVMHAVQLVFGLVMASILEPADGAGVGPVWGRFGSAEFFGLQIKSIFPHAAATLGPKVLWNLAKVLQWSWLGLRQLATFFVFDTWAYWVHYFEHMIPFLYRRIHSVHHYNYIPYSYAASYNHPIEGFFNDILGSYISSRLIGLSDREAMVFFATASVKAVDDHASLELPWNPLNLWGWAFGNGMVHHNIHHQVWGLKTNFGLYFTFWDRVNNTIYRGNRRLSEAKEKWMAQKKEEAEKKEL, encoded by the exons ATGGCACGCAACGCTTTCGactttgaggccttcctcaCGCCCTCAGAGCGCGGAATCGCGTcgccccagccgccgtctTTGTTCTTGGGTATGGACGACGCGCGcgcctccgtcgtcgtcccgctGCTGGCCTACTGGGTCGTGTCCATCTTCTATGAGACGGTCCATTACGCCGGTTGGTTCGCCGCCTATCGCGTCTACCCCActggcgaggagaagcggcGCAATCTCGTCACGCGCTGGGAGACGCTGCGTGTTGTGCTCGTCATGCACGCCGTGCAGCTCGTTTTCGGTCTCGTCATGGCCAGCATCCTTGAGCCGGCCGATGGGGCCGGTGTGGGGCCGGTATGGGGCCGGTTCGGGAGCGCCGAGTTCTTCGGGCTGCAGATCAAGAGCATTTTCCCACACGCAGCTGCTACCTTGGGCCCAAAGGTGCTGTGGAACTTGGCGAAAGTCCTCCAGTGGTCGTGGCTGGGTCTCCGCCAGCTTGCgaccttcttcgtcttcgacacCTGGGCATATTGGGTGCACTACTTCGAGCATATGATACCGTTCCTCTATC GTCGCATTCACTCGGTCCACCACTATAACTATATCCCCTACAGCTACGCGGCGTCCTACAACCACCCGATCGAGGGGTTCTTCAACGATATACTGGGCTCCTATATATCGAGCCGTCTCATCGGCCTCAGCGATCGCGAGGCCATGGTCTTCTTCGCGACGGCCagcgtcaaggccgtcgacgaccacgCCAGCCTGGAGCTGCCGTGGAACCCACTCAACCTTTGGGGCTGGGCCTTTGGCAACGGCATGGTCCACCACAACATCCACCACCAAGTCTGGGGTCTTAAA ACCAACTTTGGCCTCTACTTCACCTTCTGGGACCGGGTAAACAACACCATCTACAGAGGTAACAGGCGACTTTCCGAGGCAAAGGAGAAGTGGATGGCGcaaaaaaaggaagaggcggagaagaaggagctcTGA